The genomic region AATGGCAATAAAGGTGAGCCATTTGGCAACTTTGTCCGCAAGGTTCTGTGTATTAGACTTAGTAGCCTGCGCTTCCTGCACAAGATTGATAACCCTGTTCAGGTAGCTGTCTTTTCCCACGGCTGTTACCTTAACTTTCAGCGCACCATCGCCATTGATAGAGCCTGCGATGACCTTTCCGTCCTTTTCCTTTTTTACGGGAACACTTTCCCCGGTAAGCATACTCTCGTTGATATACGAAAGCCCCTCCAGTACCAATCCATCGGCTGGAATTTTTTCTCCCGGTTTTATGATAGCCGTTTCACCGCTTTGCAGGTCTTCGAGCTTTATCTTTACAGCTTCTCCGCCACGTTCCACGGTAACATCGTTGGGCAGCAAAGCCACCAATGACTGTAATGCCCGTGAAGCAGCCATTTGGGAACGCATTTCCAGCCAATGCCCTAACAGCATGATGTCAATTAGGGTTGCCAGTTCTCAAAAGAAGTCCATACCCTGCAAGCCAAATACAACGGCTACGGAATAAACATAGGCTACGGATATGGCAATGGCAACAAGTGTCATCATCCCTATGGCTTTGGCTTTCACCTCGCCAATCATTCCCTTTAGGAACGGTAAGCCTCCATAGCAATAAATCACCGTACCCAATGCCAACAGCACATATTTATCGCCATTGAAAGCAAGGGAGAAACCCAACCATTGCTGTATCATGTGCGACAGGAGCAGGATAGGGATTGTAATGACAAGGCTTATCCAAAAACGTGTGAGGAAATCGCCTGTATTATGCCCCTCATGTTTATCAAAGTTTTCGTCATCATGGCCATGTTGAGAATGCCCGGAATGCTCATGTTCTGGCGTGTGTTCATGAGAAGCTGACGTACCGCCACCGGGAACCAATGCCATGCCACAAAGAGGGCATTTGCCCGGTTCGTCTTTTAGCACCTGCGGGTGCATGGGACACGTGTATTTTTTCATAACAAGGGATTTTAAAAGTTATGTTGCATTTAATTTTTTTACCATCTCATGGGTCATTTCTTCAGCATAAGTACCATAGGCATCAACAAGTACCCCTTTGCTCTTACCGTCATTGGACGATATGGCATAAATCACGGCATTGTTATCAGGACTGCTGTCGAGGCTTTCAAACCTATGAGTTTCCGTAACCGTAAAATCCTCCGGTTTTAGTTTCAGGCTCTTTGACGCACAGTAAAGGCAGTCCGGCAACAGACTAAAATCAATACTGTACCCACGTTGTCTTAGGTCTTTAAGAGCCTGCACCATATCACTATACTGTTCCATAGCTTTCCGACCTGTTATTTAATGGTTTCGACCGTACTGCCGCAGGTAAGCATCTGTGAGCCGTAATATGGGTTTTTAATGGCATTCTCTTTACTTAGCCAATTGGCCCCCTTACCTCCATTGTACATAGGACAGTGCTGGTAATAAACTGGTGTATCCTGTTTAGACACTTTAGCCAGTATGTAGATGCTTCCCGAAAGTGCCGCAAAAGCACTTCTTTGTTTTGCAACGTCTTTTGATTTTGAAATGCTTTCCGCATTAGCTGTCAAGTCCTGCATTACTTTCATCCAAGCCGTATGTTCCTCTGCCGAAAGCTTGTTCATATCGACTGCTTTAAGGGATGCAGCCAATTCAGCGGCTTTGGCAGATGCAGTTGCCTCATCGGTTTTTATCAAAGCATCTTTCACTGAAAAGTAGTTGTCAAACACAGCTTTTAGCTGTGATTGATTTTGAGCTGCATCCTTGTTAGCGGGTGCTGCCATTTCACCGTGGTTGTGATTGCCATGTCCGACTTTCATGTCCATTGCCGCCCCTTTGTTTTGGGCAATTGTCTTCAAAGGTCTATCGTACTGGCAGCATTCAGCCAGTTTCGCATATACGTCATCCGGCGCACGGAACTTCTCACTATCATAACCCGCCAAAGCGATACGTTTCAGGATTTCATCCTGATTTGTTTTCTCGCTGTCATACGTGAGCGTAGCCATCTTGGTATCTTTGTTCCAGTCCACGTTGGCTACCTTTTTTATGTTACCTGCTTTTTCGATGGTGGTTTTACACATACCACAATTGCCGTAAATCTTTACGGTTTCTGTTTTCGCATTTTTGATTTGTGCGAAACCATTCATTGAGGATAGTAATACGGCGATTACCATCACTATTTTTGATAATGATTTCATAATAATTACTTTTTAGAAATGAAGTATTGAAAGCCCATTTCTGTTTTAAACTTTAAATAAATGATACAAATAAGGGATTTGCAAAAAGCCGAAGCGGCCTCTGACAGGACATACCTATGGCTGGCAGGCCATAAATTTAGCTTATTTTAGGCGGTAGCCAAATGGAAAAAAAGCCCGAAGAATAATAGGCTTCTTTGAAAGCGAATTTTTGCTTTTTAGCTGCTGCTAAGTGATCTTTTGCCTTTAATTCGATTACGGTTGGGACATTTAGGGAAGTGGTTGAAGCACCGCACCTGCAAGAGCTGTGGGAACAACCGCCCCCGCATTTGTCACTTTTGCATTTTTTACAGGATTTGCTCTTGCAACCTTTTGTATGTTCTGATTTTTTGGATTTCTCCTTTGAGCAGGAAGACTGCTCGGTCTTTGTTGAATTTTTGGAACAGGCATAGCTCTGACTTGGTATCATAAAGAAAACCAAACAGAACAATGTCAAAATGCCTATATGTATTCTATAATTTTTCAACGCAACAAAGTTACAAATTAGATTGGTTTTTTATATCGTTTTACGTTTTTTTTGCTATATGGAAAAATAATGCCATATACGCAATAACCTATCGCCTTTTTTCAGAATTGATAAAATGCCCTTTTTCATCAACCCAACCTCATGGAAATTCGGTCGGAAAAAGGGCATTTCAAAAAGTTGCTGGCTTAGGCATCCAAAGGTTCTATTTTGAAGCCTGCCTTTTGCACGGTCGATATTACTTCATGCTCGGTAATGCCCTCGGACTTCACGGTAAGTACTTTGTCCTTGTTGGCCGTGTCCACTTCCCAATGGCAGATGCCCTCTGCCTTGTCCAAGTGCGGCTTTACAGATGCGATACAGCCGCCGCAATTGATGTTCGTCTTGAATTGAAATTGTTTATTTTCCATTGTTTACAAATTTTAGAGTTATCTGATAATGCAAATTTCCGTACTATTCAGTTAGTTATTGTTGTGTAATTTCTTGTTTGATTTGTGAGATTTACTGTTTTATTTCTTCCACTTCAACCGCAGGCTGTTACTGACCACGCTCACGCTGCTCAATGCCATTGCCGCACCCGCAATCATCGGGTTGAGCAGGAAGCCGTTAACAGGGTAAAGGATGCCTGCCGCTACCGGAATGCCGATTACGTTGTAGATAAACGCCCAGAACAGGTTTTGCTTGATGGTGGCTACGGTCTGTTTGGACAAGCGTATTGCCTGCGGTATCTTGGTCAGGTCGGACGAAATGATGGTCATCTTGGCTACGTCCATTGCGATGTCGCTGCCTTTGCCCATTGCGATACTTACATCGGCTGTTGCCAATGCGGTGCTGTCGTTGATACCATCGCCCACCATTGCCACTACCTTTCCTTTACTTTGCAGTTCTTTCACAAAGTCGGCTTTGTGCTGTGGCAAAACTTCGGCTTTGTAATGCTTGATGCCTGTCTGCTCCGCAATGGCTTTTGCAGTAGCTTCATTATCTCCGGTCAGCATATACAGGTCAATGCCCATTTCCTGCATTTCCCGGATAGCCCGCACCGATGTTTCCTTAATCTTATCGGCGATAGCGATTACAGCAAGAGCCTTTTTGCTGTTTGCAAACCAGATAACGGTTTTAGACTGTTTGCCCCATTCTTCGGCCTGGTCTTGTAATTCGCCGGCAATGGCAATGTTGTTTTCTGCCAATAGCTTTTTGTTGCCTACATAATAGGTTTCGTTGTCATGGTCTGCTTTTGCGCCTTTGCCCGTAATGCTGTCGAACATGGATAAAGAGGTGGTCGCTACATCGCCAAGATGCTTCACTACGGCTTCTGCCAATGGATGCTCGGATTGCTTTTCGATGCTCAAAAGGATTTCTTTTGCAGTGTCCTCATTGTTCAGCCATTTAATGCCCGTTACCTGTGGTCTTCCCTCGGTGATGGTTCCGGTTTTGTCCAAAACGATGGCATTTACTTTTTTGGCCAGTTCCAAACTTTCGGCATCCTTTATCAAAATGCCATTTTCAGCACCTTTACCAACGCCTACCATAATAGCGGTGGGTGTCGCTAAGCCTAAAGCACAGGGGCAGGCAATGACCAATACCGTAACGGCTGCCAACAGACCTTGAACAACCCCGTTTTCGCCTCCCAAAATCAACCATAGCGTAAATGTCAGGATGGCAATACCTATCACTGTGGGAACAAAGATGCCCGCAATCCTATCGACCAGTTTCTGTACGGGTGCTTTGCTTCCCTGTGCATCCTGCACCATTTTGATGATGTGGGCAAGCATGGTTTCTTTGCCCACTTTTACCGCCCTGAACCGGAAGCTGCCTTTTTGGTTAATCGTTCCTGCAAATACTTTTTCTTTTTCTTTTTTCAATACAGGTACAGGCTCACCGCTTAACATGCTTTCGTCCACATACGAATTGCCCGATATGACCATGCCGTCTACCGCAATCTTTTCACCGGGCTTTACGAGTATCACATCGCCTGCGCTTACGTCTTCGATAGCGGTCTGCTTTTCCGTTCCGTCCGCATGTACCACGATGACCGTTTTTGGCTGCAAGCCCATCAGCTTCTTAATGGCTGAAGAGGTGTTGCCTTTGGCTCTTTCTTCCAGCAGTTTTCCCAAGAGGATGAATGCGATAATAACGGCAGCCGCTTCAAAATATACGTGAGCATGCAGTCCCCGTTGATGCCAAAAGTCGGCAAACAGCATATTGAAAACACTGAACAGGTAGGCAATACCTGTACTCAATGCCACCAGCGTATCCATATTGGCGGAACGGTGCTTTGCCTGCTTCCAAGCGTTTACAAAAAAATCCCTGCCCAACCATATTACAACGGGCGTGGAAAAGAGCCACATTATCGGGTCTGCATAGGGCATATCCATAAAGAACATTCCTATGATTACCACGGGCAGGGAAAGGATAATTGCCCAAATGGTCTTGTTTTTCAAGGTTCGGAATTTCTTTTCGTGGATGGCTTCGAGCGTTTCCTGCTGCTTGGTTTTGTCTTCAATCAATAGGTCGTAACCTACTCCCTGAACCGCTTTTTGCAGGGTGGAGGCATCGGTCATATTGGGCAGATATTCCACGGTAAGATTGCCCGTTGCAAAGTTCACGGAAGCATTAACTACTCCCGGTTGGTATTTAACAATGCTTTCGGCACTGCCCGCACAGGATGCACAGGTCATGCCCAATACCGGAAAAGCACTTTTAACCGTAGGAACTCCGTAACCTAAATCTTTAATTGCCTTAACAGCTTCGCCTACGGTTTCATTGCTATCTACTGTAATCGCTGCCCTGCGGTTGTTCAGCTCTACTTTATGGGTTTCTACGCCTTTTACCTGTGCCAATCCCTTTTCAACGATTAATGCACAGTGTTCGCTTTCTACATCCTCCAACGGTATGTATATATTTTCTCTGTTTGTCGCCATATTTGCCTGCTTTAATTTACAATGCAAAATTGGCTATTATAATTATGGGTACTGTTGTGAAATTTTGGATTTGATTTGTAAGATTTATTGAAATCCTGTATAGGTGAGCCACTTCATCAGATGGTTATCGCCATAAAGCCAGTTTTAGATGGTCTTTAAAACCACAAAGCATTGCGAAAGATAATCGCAATGCTTTATTGTTTGCTTAAAAAGCTGTGGTCTTAAAATACTGACGGATGCCCGGTCTTCTTCTTGGTGCGGGGTTTATTCAACTTTAGAATTAAATTGAATATCTACGTCAGTTGATGACTTAGGGTCATTAATCAAGTCCGTTTCAATCTTTCCTCCCTGTGGATAATGGCGCAGCACAACCCTGACCGTACCAGTGGAAGCGGTCGTGGTTGTCCAAACGCTTTCCAGCCCTAACGTAACGTTGTTGTCATCCTTATCCAAATTTGTGATTTGTATATTTGATGTGGAAGATGGCACGTAATAAATACGGTGGTCTATATTTTCCTCACTTACTTCTTCGGTAATGTC from Sphingobacterium sp. BN32 harbors:
- a CDS encoding heavy metal-binding domain-containing protein → MKKYTCPMHPQVLKDEPGKCPLCGMALVPGGGTSASHEHTPEHEHSGHSQHGHDDENFDKHEGHNTGDFLTRFWISLVITIPILLLSHMIQQWLGFSLAFNGDKYVLLALGTVIYCYGGLPFLKGMIGEVKAKAIGMMTLVAIAISVAYVYSVAVVFGLQGMDFF
- a CDS encoding DUF3347 domain-containing protein; this translates as MVIAVLLSSMNGFAQIKNAKTETVKIYGNCGMCKTTIEKAGNIKKVANVDWNKDTKMATLTYDSEKTNQDEILKRIALAGYDSEKFRAPDDVYAKLAECCQYDRPLKTIAQNKGAAMDMKVGHGNHNHGEMAAPANKDAAQNQSQLKAVFDNYFSVKDALIKTDEATASAKAAELAASLKAVDMNKLSAEEHTAWMKVMQDLTANAESISKSKDVAKQRSAFAALSGSIYILAKVSKQDTPVYYQHCPMYNGGKGANWLSKENAIKNPYYGSQMLTCGSTVETIK
- a CDS encoding heavy-metal-associated domain-containing protein, which gives rise to MENKQFQFKTNINCGGCIASVKPHLDKAEGICHWEVDTANKDKVLTVKSEGITEHEVISTVQKAGFKIEPLDA
- a CDS encoding heavy metal translocating P-type ATPase, translating into MATNRENIYIPLEDVESEHCALIVEKGLAQVKGVETHKVELNNRRAAITVDSNETVGEAVKAIKDLGYGVPTVKSAFPVLGMTCASCAGSAESIVKYQPGVVNASVNFATGNLTVEYLPNMTDASTLQKAVQGVGYDLLIEDKTKQQETLEAIHEKKFRTLKNKTIWAIILSLPVVIIGMFFMDMPYADPIMWLFSTPVVIWLGRDFFVNAWKQAKHRSANMDTLVALSTGIAYLFSVFNMLFADFWHQRGLHAHVYFEAAAVIIAFILLGKLLEERAKGNTSSAIKKLMGLQPKTVIVVHADGTEKQTAIEDVSAGDVILVKPGEKIAVDGMVISGNSYVDESMLSGEPVPVLKKEKEKVFAGTINQKGSFRFRAVKVGKETMLAHIIKMVQDAQGSKAPVQKLVDRIAGIFVPTVIGIAILTFTLWLILGGENGVVQGLLAAVTVLVIACPCALGLATPTAIMVGVGKGAENGILIKDAESLELAKKVNAIVLDKTGTITEGRPQVTGIKWLNNEDTAKEILLSIEKQSEHPLAEAVVKHLGDVATTSLSMFDSITGKGAKADHDNETYYVGNKKLLAENNIAIAGELQDQAEEWGKQSKTVIWFANSKKALAVIAIADKIKETSVRAIREMQEMGIDLYMLTGDNEATAKAIAEQTGIKHYKAEVLPQHKADFVKELQSKGKVVAMVGDGINDSTALATADVSIAMGKGSDIAMDVAKMTIISSDLTKIPQAIRLSKQTVATIKQNLFWAFIYNVIGIPVAAGILYPVNGFLLNPMIAGAAMALSSVSVVSNSLRLKWKK